The DNA region GGCTGCTGCGGCCAGCCCCACCACAAGGCCCCGACGTGCCTCCAAGACCCCTGCTTCGGGGAGCACCACTTCCTTATTCTCAAGGTGAGCTCGGCCTTGGGGACTCGTGGAGGGAGGGGTGGCCTGGCCCGTGCCTCCCTGGCCATATGGAACCaactggaggaaggaaagggagccCAAAGGCCAGGAGCAGGGGTTGCTTAGGGCAGGGACCGGCTTCTAAACATGGAGACGAGCCCCCTGCAAGcctttcttctccccccactccctccaaACAGGAATTTGGAATTCCCTTTTAGGTACGGGTCCAAGGCAAACCCCCTTCTGCATCCCACATAGCCACTGTTTGGTGCCCAGTATGAACTCAAATCATCGGGGCCAACCCTGCCATCTTAGagactgtgccatctaactgagCTGTGAGATGAAATCTCTTTGGCCTGAGGTGTTCCTGTAGGGCCAGACGCCCTAGCCTCCCTGGGTCTTCCCCTCGCGGTTGGGAAGGACCTTGATTCCAGTCTTTTTCCTTCCAGACCTCTGGCCTGCGTCTGCATTACGTCTCTAGGGGTCGAGGGCCACTGATGCTGCTCCTCCATGGCTTCCCTCAAATCTGGTACGTGGGCAGGGTTAGGGGGAAGCAAGAGAGCCCAGAGCCACAGCcgacctctcccccaccccttcctcattACATTTCTGTGTCTGACACAGCCCCTAGGAGGAACAGGTGGAGCTCTTCATGGAAACCACCTTTCTTGCTCTGGTTGAGCCAGTCCCACTGGAATGGTTGGCGGGGAGGGGTAGAGAGGGAGGTGACTCAACCATCACCTCCATCCCCTTACTGGCCTCATAGGTTCTCCTGGAGAAACCAGCTTATGGAGTTCTACCATGATTTCTATGTGGTAGCGCTGGACTTGAGAGGCTACGGGAGCTCAGATTCACCTACCAACCTGAACAGCTACACCATTGATGCCCTGACaacagacatcaaagatgctatTGAAGCCCTCGGTACCTTAAGTCTAGGCAAAGAATGGGGGTGGGTGCCTGAAGGAGCACAGGAATGGATTGGCCTTTTCCCTCCATCTCTGCTTCCCCACTCTCACTCCCCTGGTGACATACTGGATATGACATGGCCCTAGCCCAGGCTTAAATGCAGCTCTCCATTTTCACCCCCTTGATGAAGTTTCAGAAGAACCACTAGAACCTGTGGGGTGTGAGCCTGGAGCTCCCCTAAAATCTGGTACCTTTTCAATACTCTTACCATTTCAGAACCTTCAGCATTTTTCCTAAACTTCCTCATAAATGataagatttaaagctggaacaaaccttagagaccatcaccaggggtggggaacctgttgcctccaggacacatgtggccctctaggtcctcaagtgtggccctttgactgaatccaaacttcacatgaAGTTCCCaaagtttccccacccctgaattagatctagtccagtcccttcattttacaaatgaggaaaacagatGAGGGTGCTAAGAGACTTTAACCACACAGATAGTAGCCCTCAGAGCTGGATTCAGACTtgtgtcctctgattctaaattcaatCTCCAATCTGCAAACATTTCCTAAACACCCCTTACACCGTCAtcataactcacatttatttagcacttacccaatagtgccagacactgttgtgggttcttgggatacaaagataaaatgaaggcTGGCtgctgccctaaaggagctttcATTCTGCCTTGTGACACAATTTATAAAAGTGGGTTTGCACGTTTATTTACATGTAGACATGTACACGTATGATGATTTGACTACCAAGATGGcacatgagctgagccttaatTGAAGCTGGAGATTAAGAAACAGGTTAGGGAGTGCAGCTTTGGCCTAGGTAACATCAAGAAAGCTTGGAGGTGACTAATGTGATTCTGAATTATAGGGAATGTGAAGCGGGCCAGTCAACTATAATTTAAAGTGTGCTGTGAAGGAGAATAATACGAATATGCCTGattataaaggattttaaatatGAAGCTAAAAACCTTTATGCTAGAACTTAGAGGGAGCCATTTAAGCTCAAACTTAAAATTTTGGGTAGACTCTTGCTTTAGAAAGGTTTTGACAGCTCTGCAAAGAATGAATTGAAGAGGAAACAGACTTGAAGTCATAAATTCATTTAGAAGTCTGTTGTAATAAGGTAAGAGGATAAGGAcctaaactagggtggtggccatgtggGTGGAGAAAAGGGAGTAGACATGACTTATGACTTATGTTGTCCATGTTAAATCAAAAGACTTGGCAAATAAttggatgaagggagggaggagaggaagagagttgAGTATGACTGAAGTCATATCTAAATGACTGGAAGGATACTGATGCTCTCAACAGATATAAAGAAGTTAGTAGGTGAGAGCaggttttgggagaaagataaggAGTTTTCATGTTGAATTATACCTGTGAGttatccaggtggagatgtcttACAAGTAGTCGGTTAATAACAGGACTGGACGTGAGGAAAGAACTGGATACGTAGATCTGTGAGTCTGCTTAGAAATGATCGTGAGAGCTGAGGGGATGACTAAGTGATAGAAGAGAAGAGGCCCTAAGACAGCCATGGTTAGGGGCAGGAGTTTAATTACGGTcaaggtgaggagactgagagaGCCAatagagagctggaagagattgaGGAGAAAGCAGTTATCACAAAAACTTAGGGGGTGGCAGGACCAACTACTGTTAGTCAGCAGTTTCAGGCATTGCTGAGAGAGCAAAAAGGATAAGAACTAGGAAAGAATCTATTGTATTTTATGATTTGTGAAATCATTGCTAACCccagagcagtttcagttggtGAAGGCAGTAGCCCCTTGCTTTAGAgtgagaattaaataagaaaagaggAAGTGATGGCAACAGGTGTGGGTGGCTTTTTCTGGAAGCCTGATTATAAAAAGGacagagatatgggatgataaaTCCTTAGGGAGAACCTTAACCTtagcaaggagaaaaaaagtgtAGTGTGTAGTTGAACTCATTAACTATagtagggctgtccaaccttaggtttttattgaaacaatggaCAATATATTTATTTGCCATTTTGGTGAGAGCTCAGGTAgctcggcttcgtttactaaagcatttatgtaaatttctttgcttgtaggcaggctgcataaatcaaACTTCGGGCTGCACGcagcaggctgcattttggacagccatGAACTATGGggtcaagaatttttttaaaaagatgagactTGAATAGTGGTGACACAGTGGAAGGACAGAGGGTTAGAGAGACTGGAGGGCCCAGTGGGGATGAAGAATAGGTTTAAATTCTAGAAGGAGTAAGGTAAAGGGCAAAGTTGGAAAAACAGTCATGGTTATAGAGAGGAAATTCAGAGTTCTGGACCAAATCATGGGAATAGGGGATTAATTAACTGGGAGGCCATGGTGTTTGAGGACATGTATATTGAAGTTCCCTGATGTGAGGGTAGGTAGCAAAAGGAGACTGAGCCACTGAACTTGAGAAAATAGGGAGAATAAGCTTAGGGGCTGCTTGGAGATGGCTGCAACCAGAATCCAGATAGAGGGACATAGATGGAAAGAGTgggccaaaaaggaaaagaagttgcTAAGTGATGGCAGCAAAAGAACGGGTCTGGGAGGATTAAGGAGTATGCCTCGCCTCCTTCCTTACCTAGTGTCAGGGACCATGAGAGAAGGTAATCTCAGGACTAAAGGGAAATGCCCTAGAAGGCAGTAAAGCCAGGTTTCTACAAGTGCAAGAAGTATGAGAAGAAGAGGTCTTGGATAAATAGGTTGTTAATGATGGAGTGGAACTGCCAGAAGGGCAGTGCCTGGGGAGAGATGAGAAAGCAGGGAGTGGTGGCAGAGAAGGGAGTTTCAcctttggggatgcaaagaaaagcaaaaaatagcccctgccctcaagctcacaatctaatagtaAGGACAACAAGCAAActatatgtaaaaacaagcttTGTACAAGAGAAGTAAGAAATAATCCACAGAAGGCAGTATCAACAACCCCgaaaggggttagggaaggcttcctgtagaaaatggagTTTTATTTGTCATTTAAGGAAATCCAGGAGGTggtgatgaggagagagagcattctaggcacaagggacaaccagtgaaaatccCTGGAATTAGGACATGGAATATCTTATGGAGGAAGAGCAAAACAAGTGTCACTACGTCAAAGAGTACATAGAGGTTAAAAAGTATAAGGAGTGGAAAAGTGAGGGTAGGGTGGGTGCTAGGTTATAAAGGTCTTCgaacaccaaacagaagattttgtatttgatcctagaaataatagggagTTACTGGAGTTGATTGTCTGGGgtgcttgtttttgttgttggtcagtcatgtccaacatgactcctcgtgaccccgtttggggttttcttggcaaagatactggagtgattggccattttcttctccagctctttttatagatgaggaaactgaggcaaacaggattaggtgacttgcccagggacccacaggtagtgtctgaggtggatttgaactccggtctttctgactccaggcctagtgctatatccactgtaccaactggCTGCCCTCAAGAACATGGGTTggcagtttaggaaaatcacttctaaGTGATTTTCTGGGATGTGACCACAGGGATTAAGGTAATAAGGAGAAGGAAGTACCATTTGATTGGGGCTATTGCCTACAGGGATGATACTATTATGTAGACcccagggaagaagagagattgGAATGGTTACCTGGAATAGTAAGGAACTGACAGAACCCCAAGGGCCTTCCTGAACTCATCTCAAATCAGTTTCTTTGCTGCTTCCTGAGATAGCAGAAGATGATTGGTACAACTAGAAGTTTTCCTCTCAGATGTCTAGATATGTGACTTTTTGTTTATTCTCTAGAACTTCCAACATGGTAGCTTCTTCCACCTTGGCTTGGTAGTAATGGAGGGTTATAGAGTTGTTGCTTTACTAGCCCTCCTTAGTGGCTAAGGCACTATTACTTGTCAGGGTCATTAAAAGTTCCTACTAATGGTTAGGGAGGGCTAAGTCACTGGTTTTCTTTGCGCTTGCCAACTCTAGTGCCATTTCTATTACATCTTCCACCTCAGTCTCCTAATTTTAAACCTGTCCTACCCCACCTTACTCACACCCCAATTCCCAAACCATTCATTGATAGGTTACTCCAAATGTGTCCTGGTGGCCCATGACTGGGGTGGAATCTTGGCCTGGAATTTCGCCGTCTACTATCCGAGTTTGATAGAACGGCTGGTGATTGTGAGTGCTGCCCCTATGTTTGTTTACCAAGGTAGGTGCTAAGATAGGAGGACATTTAGAGGGAGGGTGGGTTGGCCAGTATTACAGGTAGGGAATGGGTGCTGAGTTCTGAGCCTGGGGTGTTACCCCCACAAGGGGTTCATTATGGGTGGTTCCcttactttttctctttccccttcccagagTATGCCCTGCACCATCCCAGCCAGCTCTTTCGCTCTGGTTATGTGTTCCTGTTTCAGCTACCCTGGTTGCCTGAGAAGCTGCTTTCTATCTCTGACTTTCAGGTCCCATCCCTTCTTCCTGCTTAGTGGAAAGGGGCAAAAGCTAGCAGGGAgttgtggaggagggagagtaatGATGTGTtgtggaagtggggaggggagaggttatACTGAGATGGGAAGACTGATTCTCAGAGGTATCTGGAGGGCATTTGTAATTAAGAGTGATGCATGTGTGCAGATCCTGAAGGACACCATGACCGATCCTGTGACTGGAATCCATGACCTTACAGATGATGAACTAGAGGCCCTCCTGTTCAGCTTCACCCAGAACCAAGGCCTCCTTGGCCCCATCAACTACTACCGCAATCTTTTCAGGTGATGCCTTTCAGGAGTGGGGGCAACTAGAAAAAGGGGAGATTGATTGTGGGAAGAATAATAGAGTGATTTTAAAGAGAATGCAGTGAGGGGAAAATGTGAAAGAGTGGGAAGAAGGGACAGAGGCATATTTAGGAACAAGAAGGGATTGAGGAAATCATTGGACCTAACGAATGTCATACATCGCTTTGCCTTACAGTCACTTTCCGTTAGAGCATCAGGAGCTGACAACACCAACATTGTTGTTATGGGGGGAGAAAGACCCATACCTGGAGAGTGGACTTGTGGATAGTATTAGCAGACACTTTGTGCCAGGCCGCCTGCAGTCCTATGTCCTGCCTGATGCTGGCCACTGGATCCCCCAGGCACAACCAGAGCAGATGCACCACTACATGTGGACCTTTTTAAAGAGGTTCAAGGTGTAGTCATGATTCTTCCTTCAGATATGAACATTCTGGTTTTCTGCTCCCACCACGGCCCACTCAGGACAAGGGAAGAAATGGAGCAGTATTTGAAACAAGCCAGCTTTTGACTGGAATGTGGAAGCATCCTCCCTCTCTAACTCCTGTGGTTTATGCTCCTTTCCACATTTACCCAGAAGTGCGAACCTAATCATCCCCACCCCAAATATTTACAttgtccttcctctctctctcccctcaattCCTGGCTGGCCCCAGTTGAACCCCTATTAAATTCTGGAATCTCTTTTCTCACCGCTACAGAGAAAGGATCCCCTGTGGAAAGAAAGGGGTTAGTGTAGCTGTGTACACAGAAATAAATCTCCCATTCCCTGCCCTGCTGTGC from Trichosurus vulpecula isolate mTriVul1 chromosome 1, mTriVul1.pri, whole genome shotgun sequence includes:
- the EPHX3 gene encoding epoxide hydrolase 3, which translates into the protein MPDFLVSALLAPSRATLRLIRFFMWILLYWGACLAALVYLAKALGHVLRHPDRGCCGQPHHKAPTCLQDPCFGEHHFLILKTSGLRLHYVSRGRGPLMLLLHGFPQIWFSWRNQLMEFYHDFYVVALDLRGYGSSDSPTNLNSYTIDALTTDIKDAIEALGYSKCVLVAHDWGGILAWNFAVYYPSLIERLVIVSAAPMFVYQEYALHHPSQLFRSGYVFLFQLPWLPEKLLSISDFQILKDTMTDPVTGIHDLTDDELEALLFSFTQNQGLLGPINYYRNLFSHFPLEHQELTTPTLLLWGEKDPYLESGLVDSISRHFVPGRLQSYVLPDAGHWIPQAQPEQMHHYMWTFLKRFKV